A stretch of Halostagnicola kamekurae DNA encodes these proteins:
- a CDS encoding ABC transporter ATP-binding protein, producing MIEATGLTKHYGQTVAIESLDLSVPDGVVYGFLGPNGAGKTTTMRILTTLTQPTSGSATINGTPISDRTAVTRHIGYLPEVPPLYAELTAFEQLDLAAGLRDLSPSQSSERITSLLDRLDLREDAQTKIADFSRGMRQKTGFIQAILHDPAVLFLDEPTAGLDPRAARTLRELIVEHAASGTTVFLSTHILSVVEEIADTVGVLYDGRLVAEDTPSDLTHRAETGDHQTLEAAFLELTSEEPNTEQAAND from the coding sequence ATGATAGAGGCGACTGGGTTGACGAAACACTACGGACAGACGGTCGCTATCGAGTCACTCGACCTCAGTGTCCCAGACGGAGTCGTCTACGGGTTTCTCGGACCGAACGGGGCCGGAAAAACGACGACGATGCGAATACTGACGACACTAACCCAACCGACGAGCGGCAGTGCCACTATCAACGGAACACCGATTTCCGACCGAACGGCGGTAACGCGTCATATCGGTTATCTCCCGGAAGTACCGCCACTCTACGCTGAGCTTACCGCGTTCGAGCAACTCGACCTCGCGGCTGGCTTGCGAGATCTTTCACCATCCCAGTCGTCCGAGCGAATCACATCGTTACTCGACCGTCTCGATCTCCGCGAGGACGCGCAGACCAAAATCGCGGACTTCTCGAGGGGCATGCGACAGAAGACTGGATTTATTCAGGCCATCCTCCACGACCCTGCTGTCCTATTCTTGGACGAACCGACGGCCGGACTCGATCCACGAGCCGCTCGCACACTCCGTGAATTGATCGTCGAACATGCAGCCAGCGGAACGACGGTGTTTCTGTCGACGCATATCCTCTCTGTCGTCGAGGAGATAGCCGATACAGTTGGTGTCTTATACGATGGACGACTCGTAGCAGAGGACACGCCGAGCGATCTCACACATCGCGCCGAGACCGGAGATCATCAGACACTCGAGGCGGCATTCCTCGAGCTAACGAGTGAGGAACCCAACACAGAGCAAGCAGCAAATGACTGA
- the meaB gene encoding methylmalonyl Co-A mutase-associated GTPase MeaB: MTEPDEQLLEGLLSGKHRALARTISKIENRSPGYRDLVSELYAHTGEADVIGITGSPGAGKSTLVDKLAETYRDRGETVGIIAIDPSSPFTGGAVLGDRIRMASTVGDMDVFVRSMSARGTLGGLSTATADAVKAMDAFGKDKIIIETVGAGQNEIDIVRTADTVGVLVPPGSGDSIQTLKAGILEIADVFVVNKADRPGADRTVKELREMIDLGEGSGFGGGDGHHGPDAGSATDHGSGEPADDESSGETTWRPPIVETVATKGEGIDDLLSEFRNHQTYLEESGERAEHARKRYAEEIRTLLREDANSLLEDELQRAGGIEAVAEAVRTGETDPYAVADELLEPVEDCLERLETERMAGNRSR, translated from the coding sequence ATGACCGAGCCGGACGAGCAACTGCTCGAGGGGCTGCTGTCGGGGAAACATCGTGCGCTCGCGCGAACGATCTCGAAGATCGAAAACCGATCGCCGGGCTACCGAGACCTCGTCTCGGAACTGTACGCGCACACGGGCGAGGCGGACGTGATCGGTATCACGGGGAGCCCCGGCGCCGGCAAATCGACGCTGGTCGATAAACTCGCCGAAACGTACCGCGATCGCGGCGAAACGGTCGGCATCATCGCGATCGATCCCTCCTCACCGTTTACCGGCGGTGCCGTCCTCGGCGACCGCATCCGAATGGCCTCGACGGTCGGCGACATGGACGTCTTCGTGCGCTCGATGAGCGCTCGGGGCACGCTCGGCGGGCTCTCGACCGCGACGGCGGACGCCGTCAAGGCCATGGACGCCTTCGGCAAGGACAAGATCATCATCGAGACCGTCGGCGCGGGCCAAAACGAGATCGACATCGTCCGCACCGCCGACACCGTCGGCGTGCTCGTCCCGCCGGGGTCGGGCGACTCGATCCAGACGCTGAAAGCCGGCATCCTCGAGATCGCGGACGTCTTCGTCGTCAACAAGGCCGACCGACCGGGCGCCGATCGCACCGTCAAAGAGCTCAGAGAGATGATCGACCTCGGCGAGGGGAGCGGGTTCGGCGGCGGAGACGGCCACCACGGGCCGGACGCCGGGAGCGCGACCGACCACGGGAGCGGTGAACCGGCGGACGACGAATCGAGCGGCGAGACGACCTGGCGACCGCCGATCGTCGAGACCGTCGCGACGAAGGGCGAGGGTATCGACGACCTGCTGAGCGAGTTTCGAAATCACCAGACGTACCTCGAGGAGTCCGGCGAGCGGGCCGAACACGCCCGCAAGCGCTACGCCGAAGAGATCCGGACCCTGCTCAGGGAGGACGCGAACTCGCTGCTCGAGGACGAACTGCAACGCGCCGGCGGGATCGAAGCGGTCGCCGAGGCGGTTCGAACCGGCGAGACGGACCCGTACGCTGTCGCCGACGAACTCCTCGAGCCGGTCGAGGACTGCCTCGAGCGCCTCGAGACCGAGCGGATGGCGGGGAACCGATCACGGTAG
- a CDS encoding alpha/beta fold hydrolase produces MKLRTAAAGALGTAGAAVLGNRLLRRRAGDLENPLPGVERTYRWRGMDVSYTVAGDPDAPDMLLCHGVHAAGSANEFEPIFERLAESYHVFAVDLPGFGRSDRPPLEYSARLYGDFVREFAADVTDSPVVVASSLTGSFAVQAADGGDFDRLVLICPTADTGTERPWLRTLFRTPVVGTTLFNLLSSKPSIRYFYDRDGYYDPVNIDEQQVSYAWQSAHQPGARYAPGSFAAGTLDPDESFDLQTELAALETPTTLVWGRDAELVPLRDGRNMAEAADLDLVVVDYSTLLPHAEHPEKFVEYLTAELPALEE; encoded by the coding sequence ATGAAGCTTCGAACAGCAGCCGCCGGAGCGCTGGGAACCGCTGGCGCAGCCGTCCTCGGAAACCGCCTGCTCAGGAGGCGGGCGGGCGACCTCGAGAACCCGCTGCCGGGGGTCGAACGCACCTACCGGTGGCGCGGAATGGATGTCTCCTACACCGTCGCCGGCGACCCGGACGCGCCGGACATGCTCCTCTGTCACGGCGTTCACGCGGCCGGGAGCGCGAACGAGTTCGAGCCGATCTTCGAGCGACTCGCGGAGAGCTACCACGTCTTCGCCGTGGACCTCCCCGGGTTCGGCCGATCGGATCGGCCGCCGCTCGAGTACTCGGCCCGGCTGTACGGCGATTTCGTCCGCGAGTTCGCGGCCGACGTGACCGACTCCCCGGTCGTCGTGGCGTCGTCGCTGACCGGCTCGTTCGCGGTGCAGGCGGCCGATGGCGGCGATTTCGACCGACTCGTCCTCATCTGCCCGACGGCCGATACCGGCACCGAACGCCCGTGGCTCCGGACGCTGTTTCGAACGCCGGTCGTCGGCACGACGCTCTTTAACCTGCTCTCGAGCAAGCCCTCGATCCGATACTTCTACGACCGCGACGGCTACTACGATCCAGTGAACATCGACGAACAGCAGGTCTCCTACGCCTGGCAGAGCGCCCACCAGCCGGGCGCGCGGTACGCGCCCGGCTCCTTCGCGGCGGGAACGCTCGATCCGGACGAATCGTTCGACCTCCAGACCGAACTCGCCGCCCTCGAGACGCCGACGACGCTCGTCTGGGGCCGAGATGCGGAGTTAGTCCCTCTGCGCGACGGCCGAAACATGGCCGAAGCGGCCGATCTGGATCTGGTCGTCGTCGACTACTCGACGCTGTTGCCCCACGCCGAACACCCCGAGAAGTTCGTCGAGTACCTCACCGCGGAACTGCCCGCTCTCGAGGAGTGA
- a CDS encoding WD40/YVTN/BNR-like repeat-containing protein: protein MSVLIGTDDGLFRVDGLPFDRGEPERVLECGVVTAVKSWDHAEGVFVASATGAYRSRDGGETWVDLEVPLGDRFWHAGESEVWSILATADGALYAGTNDPYLYRSVDDGESWTELKGFRDLPSRGHWESPIDPHYARLRALEAVPGRPERLIAGVEAGGIHLSDDGGQTWRDRRDAIVDDVHQILPISEAVWLATTGYLDHELENLGLGHAVGAGGLYRTTDAGDTWTRLDDGNDFSYIRRVFVHDGTVFFCGGEEAPPAWVEDDHEAALFESTNFGRDFDRVSYPGEPHEIVETWGVYDGDVICGSGLFDVPDQRDDVEGRLMRRDDDGEYHTVGRVEANVSRLEVV from the coding sequence ATGTCAGTATTGATCGGCACAGACGACGGGCTGTTCCGGGTCGACGGCCTCCCGTTCGATCGGGGAGAGCCGGAGCGAGTGCTCGAGTGTGGCGTGGTCACGGCCGTGAAATCGTGGGATCACGCCGAGGGCGTCTTCGTCGCGTCCGCGACCGGCGCGTACCGCTCGCGCGACGGCGGGGAGACATGGGTCGACCTCGAGGTGCCACTCGGAGACCGGTTTTGGCACGCCGGCGAGAGCGAGGTGTGGTCGATTCTGGCCACGGCCGACGGGGCGCTCTACGCCGGCACGAACGATCCGTACCTCTATCGCTCGGTCGACGACGGCGAGAGCTGGACCGAACTGAAGGGCTTTCGCGACCTGCCGTCTCGAGGCCACTGGGAATCCCCCATCGATCCCCACTACGCTCGACTGCGAGCGCTCGAGGCCGTCCCCGGCCGCCCGGAGCGGTTGATCGCCGGCGTCGAGGCCGGCGGCATCCACCTGAGCGACGACGGGGGCCAAACGTGGCGCGACCGGCGGGATGCCATCGTCGATGACGTTCACCAGATCCTCCCGATCTCCGAAGCCGTCTGGCTCGCGACAACGGGATACCTCGACCACGAACTCGAGAACCTCGGACTCGGCCACGCCGTCGGCGCGGGCGGGCTCTACCGGACGACCGACGCCGGCGACACCTGGACGCGTCTGGACGACGGCAACGACTTCTCCTACATCAGGCGCGTGTTCGTCCACGACGGCACCGTCTTCTTCTGCGGCGGAGAGGAGGCCCCGCCGGCGTGGGTCGAAGACGACCACGAGGCGGCGCTGTTCGAGTCGACGAACTTCGGACGCGATTTCGATCGCGTGTCCTACCCCGGCGAACCGCACGAGATCGTCGAAACCTGGGGCGTCTACGACGGCGACGTTATCTGCGGGTCGGGCCTGTTCGACGTGCCCGACCAGCGCGACGACGTCGAGGGGCGGCTCATGCGCCGAGACGACGACGGCGAGTACCACACGGTCGGGCGCGTCGAGGCGAACGTCAGCCGCCTCGAGGTGGTCTAA
- a CDS encoding DoxX family protein has translation MTDSNRASEPPSTLGRALYGGILAYMAIDGFENNDKRVAAAREKGVPVPDLLVPFVTGMLFVANLGILLWKFPRASAGAVIVFFLGTTPSIHDFWTMEGEQRQANKINFLKNMALLGGAIMLLEAATRDE, from the coding sequence GTGACCGATTCCAACCGCGCGAGCGAGCCGCCGTCGACCCTCGGCCGAGCGCTCTACGGCGGCATCCTCGCGTACATGGCCATCGACGGCTTCGAGAACAACGACAAGCGCGTCGCGGCCGCTCGAGAGAAGGGCGTTCCGGTCCCGGACCTCCTCGTGCCGTTCGTCACCGGCATGCTGTTCGTGGCGAACCTGGGAATCCTGCTCTGGAAGTTCCCGCGGGCCTCGGCCGGCGCAGTGATCGTCTTCTTCCTCGGGACGACGCCGTCGATCCACGACTTCTGGACTATGGAAGGCGAGCAGCGCCAGGCGAACAAGATCAACTTCCTGAAGAACATGGCTCTGCTCGGGGGAGCGATCATGTTGCTCGAGGCGGCGACTCGAGACGAGTAG
- a CDS encoding TetR/AcrR family transcriptional regulator has translation MSESDGKVSAKDTEEVIMEATFRALSEHGYSELRMRDIGDEMELTRQVIHYHYDGKYDLLSSFLEYVIDQYEGSVEVKADADLRTELDARIDQCLFGPEFGEFTHWDRMKVYHELYAQAQNDDRHREIFNEHYERLRGSVVEVIEAGVEAGVFREVDAKQMGQLITDVIHAARGRRISLGHEDAPEQARRAIDDFVLDSLEVED, from the coding sequence ATGAGCGAGTCGGACGGGAAGGTGTCCGCCAAGGACACCGAGGAGGTGATCATGGAGGCGACGTTCCGGGCGCTGAGCGAGCACGGGTACTCGGAGCTTCGAATGCGCGATATCGGAGACGAGATGGAGTTGACTCGGCAGGTCATCCACTACCACTACGACGGGAAATACGACCTGCTCTCCTCGTTTTTAGAGTACGTCATCGATCAGTACGAAGGCAGCGTCGAGGTGAAAGCGGATGCGGACCTCCGAACGGAACTCGACGCCCGGATCGACCAGTGTCTGTTCGGCCCGGAGTTTGGCGAGTTTACCCACTGGGACCGCATGAAGGTGTACCACGAACTCTACGCCCAGGCCCAGAACGACGACCGACACCGGGAGATCTTCAACGAACACTACGAGCGACTCCGCGGGAGCGTCGTCGAGGTCATCGAAGCGGGCGTCGAAGCGGGCGTCTTTCGTGAGGTCGACGCCAAGCAGATGGGCCAACTCATCACCGACGTCATCCACGCCGCGCGGGGACGACGAATCTCTTTGGGTCACGAGGACGCCCCCGAGCAGGCCCGCAGAGCCATCGACGACTTCGTTCTCGACTCGCTCGAGGTCGAGGACTGA
- a CDS encoding TatD family hydrolase encodes MTQPDPTKRPTDATHLEEGPDLPTELLNLPWLDIHNHAHTLSWEDRERYALSGCESMVMVASGYHWTPYKPVRASDVRFLWDDAVNRRAAIERDHFFEANLGLGIHTGVRIENPDELLEAMADYCALDEVVAVGETGVTPAQHVEAWDVAEQRAVVQAQMELADAHDLPVLLHTPNQSSGSSRSYRSGIGVPGYEKNAELGAEPVLEGENPALEAVKLDVEAMRDAGIDDDRVVASHADRNNTAYLMENTDCYLSYTIGHSWLIGVDAADVADAIDEYGPERIMIDTDCANVLRTDPFALKRAIFELYRYGIDADAIRTVVLENPREVFGIGG; translated from the coding sequence ATGACACAACCAGACCCGACGAAGCGACCGACCGACGCGACGCATCTCGAGGAAGGGCCCGACCTCCCAACGGAACTGCTCAATCTTCCCTGGCTCGACATTCACAACCATGCACACACGCTCTCGTGGGAGGACAGGGAGCGCTACGCGCTCTCTGGGTGCGAGTCGATGGTGATGGTCGCCTCCGGCTACCATTGGACGCCTTACAAGCCGGTCAGAGCCAGCGATGTCCGCTTTCTCTGGGACGACGCGGTGAACCGTCGGGCTGCCATCGAGCGCGATCACTTCTTCGAGGCGAACCTCGGGCTGGGCATCCACACGGGCGTCCGCATCGAGAATCCCGACGAACTGCTCGAGGCGATGGCCGACTACTGCGCCCTCGATGAGGTCGTCGCCGTCGGCGAAACGGGCGTGACGCCCGCCCAGCACGTCGAGGCCTGGGACGTGGCCGAACAGCGAGCCGTCGTGCAGGCCCAGATGGAACTCGCGGACGCCCACGACCTTCCAGTACTCTTGCACACCCCGAATCAGTCCAGCGGTTCGAGTCGGTCCTACCGGTCCGGCATCGGCGTTCCGGGCTACGAGAAGAACGCGGAACTGGGAGCGGAGCCGGTTCTCGAGGGCGAGAACCCGGCGCTCGAGGCGGTCAAACTCGACGTCGAGGCCATGCGCGACGCGGGAATCGACGACGATCGCGTGGTCGCCTCGCACGCGGATCGGAACAACACCGCCTACCTCATGGAGAACACGGACTGTTACCTGAGCTACACCATCGGCCACTCGTGGCTAATCGGCGTCGACGCCGCGGACGTCGCGGACGCCATCGACGAGTACGGCCCCGAGCGGATCATGATCGACACCGACTGCGCGAACGTGCTCCGGACGGACCCGTTCGCGCTCAAGCGAGCGATATTCGAACTCTACCGGTACGGCATCGACGCGGACGCGATCCGAACAGTCGTGCTCGAGAACCCGCGCGAGGTGTTCGGTATCGGCGGCTGA
- a CDS encoding fumarylacetoacetate hydrolase family protein, translated as MRIGQYRTTDANRPWCGVSTTDGTVISLPEAGSGTGIEIPRATTDLLADWEWRRKAELALEYAAEKGAGAYDADEVTRLEPVGDPNKIVCVGLNYRDHAEEGDNPIPDEPVLFSKFPTSVTGPESTVSWDPALTEKVDYEAELVAVIGRQARRVSADEALEHVAGYLVGNDVSARDLQHGDGQWVRGKSLDTFAPIGPELVTADEVDDPHDLEIWAEVNGERLQESTTGNLIFGVDELVAFCSRAFTLEPGDLIFTGTPPGVGVYREPPVLLEEGDSVTVGVEGVGELTNTCAYL; from the coding sequence ATGAGAATCGGACAATATCGAACGACGGACGCGAACCGACCGTGGTGCGGCGTATCGACGACCGACGGGACCGTAATCAGCCTCCCCGAAGCGGGATCGGGTACCGGCATCGAGATTCCGCGAGCGACGACGGATCTCCTTGCCGACTGGGAGTGGCGACGGAAGGCCGAACTCGCCCTCGAGTACGCGGCGGAGAAGGGAGCGGGCGCGTACGACGCCGACGAAGTGACGCGACTCGAGCCGGTCGGCGATCCGAACAAGATCGTCTGCGTCGGCCTAAACTACCGCGATCACGCCGAGGAGGGGGACAACCCGATCCCGGACGAACCGGTGCTCTTCTCGAAGTTTCCGACATCGGTTACGGGACCCGAGAGCACCGTTTCCTGGGATCCGGCCCTCACCGAGAAGGTCGACTACGAGGCGGAGCTGGTCGCCGTGATCGGGCGCCAAGCGCGTCGAGTCAGCGCGGACGAGGCGCTCGAGCACGTCGCGGGCTACCTCGTCGGCAACGACGTGTCGGCGCGGGACCTCCAGCACGGCGACGGCCAGTGGGTCCGCGGGAAGAGCCTCGATACGTTCGCGCCGATCGGCCCGGAACTCGTGACGGCCGACGAGGTCGACGACCCCCACGATCTCGAGATCTGGGCCGAGGTAAACGGCGAGCGACTGCAGGAGTCGACGACAGGGAACTTGATCTTCGGCGTCGACGAACTGGTCGCGTTTTGCAGTCGGGCGTTCACGCTCGAACCGGGCGACCTGATCTTCACCGGCACGCCGCCGGGGGTAGGCGTCTACCGGGAGCCACCGGTGTTGCTCGAGGAGGGAGACAGCGTGACCGTCGGCGTCGAGGGCGTGGGGGAGCTGACGAACACCTGCGCGTATCTATAG
- a CDS encoding GntP family permease, which translates to MLHTPLQVVDVAHSPLITFLVGLLTVVALLVWLDLPAFIGLIVSAFTVGVVNTVFVEDFAPADAGSQVATAFGNNMAGIGIPILMAAVIGKSMLESGAAQRIIRGFQNVLGKENSDVSLLGSSSFLAIPVFFDSVFYLIAPLARSMRARLGRDYTLFIVVVGAGAATAHVFVPPTPGPLAVAADLEADLGTTIALGLVTATPVLLVGLLYGRWINARLDIPLRDTMSTTTEELEEVANKSTSNLPGILESSAPVLLAVVLIASLTIVDGFQEAIPALGVIEPVAVFLGNKNVALTIAAIAATYTFMRQNDLSRNEWSEELTEALKSGGNIAAITAAGGAFGALLADSGIGDYLANGLEGIGIGLLVTAWLIAAIVRIAQGSATAAMLTAAGIMAPLTGQLQVHTAYLVMVIGAGANIFSWYNDSGFWLVKEIGGLTQVETLKTWTVLTTLISVSGLLISLVLSTLFPLT; encoded by the coding sequence ATGTTGCATACGCCGCTCCAAGTTGTCGATGTCGCGCATAGTCCGCTGATAACCTTTCTTGTAGGCCTTCTCACAGTAGTGGCGTTATTAGTGTGGTTGGATCTGCCCGCCTTTATCGGCTTGATTGTCTCGGCGTTCACCGTTGGGGTGGTGAATACGGTATTCGTCGAAGATTTCGCTCCGGCAGATGCCGGCTCACAGGTTGCGACCGCCTTCGGGAACAATATGGCGGGTATCGGGATTCCTATCCTGATGGCAGCCGTCATCGGGAAGTCGATGCTCGAAAGCGGGGCTGCACAGCGTATCATCCGAGGGTTTCAAAACGTCCTCGGAAAGGAGAACTCCGACGTATCGCTACTGGGGAGTAGCTCCTTCCTCGCGATTCCCGTCTTCTTCGACAGCGTCTTTTACCTAATCGCGCCTCTCGCACGATCGATGCGCGCTCGCTTGGGGCGTGATTACACGCTCTTCATCGTCGTCGTCGGGGCGGGTGCAGCGACGGCGCACGTGTTCGTTCCTCCGACGCCGGGCCCGCTAGCTGTCGCCGCGGATCTAGAGGCTGATCTGGGTACGACGATCGCCCTCGGTCTCGTGACTGCGACTCCCGTGCTCCTTGTAGGGCTTCTCTACGGGCGGTGGATCAACGCTCGGCTGGATATCCCGCTCCGTGACACAATGTCGACGACTACCGAGGAACTCGAAGAGGTCGCGAACAAATCGACCAGCAACCTCCCGGGTATCCTCGAGTCGTCCGCTCCGGTTCTCCTCGCAGTCGTCCTCATCGCTTCGCTGACGATCGTCGATGGCTTTCAGGAAGCGATTCCGGCGCTCGGAGTCATCGAACCGGTCGCCGTCTTCCTCGGGAACAAGAACGTCGCACTCACGATCGCCGCGATCGCGGCGACGTACACCTTCATGCGACAAAACGATCTGTCCCGCAACGAGTGGTCCGAAGAACTGACGGAAGCGCTCAAAAGCGGCGGGAACATCGCAGCGATTACCGCCGCCGGCGGTGCTTTCGGGGCACTCCTCGCAGACTCTGGTATCGGTGACTACCTCGCGAACGGACTGGAGGGTATCGGGATCGGCCTCCTGGTCACCGCGTGGTTGATCGCCGCGATCGTTCGCATCGCACAGGGATCGGCGACGGCCGCAATGCTGACCGCCGCCGGCATCATGGCACCGCTGACGGGGCAGCTACAGGTCCACACGGCCTATCTGGTGATGGTCATCGGTGCCGGTGCCAACATCTTCTCGTGGTACAACGACTCCGGCTTCTGGCTGGTGAAAGAAATCGGCGGACTCACGCAGGTAGAGACGCTCAAAACGTGGACCGTCTTGACGACGTTAATATCCGTGTCCGGCCTGTTGATCTCGCTGGTCCTATCGACGCTCTTCCCACTCACATAA
- a CDS encoding segregation and condensation protein A, whose translation MTENGPGGRDDESESTDDIPLQIAGHEDRDRSSGPGDDVFSFSEAGADGSDDDERAAVDTSAAVEGGVDSDDGEVEPVELLVQLAKDGEIDPWDIDVVRVTDKFLEVLDEADLRTSGRALFYASVLLRMKSDELFAPDEPEEEELPPWEAPFADEGPAEDHEPGFDPIESLEAEMDRRLERKSARGKPETLDELVRELRDAERGTWWKESRSYDTSDSPSGYGRGMQELSYHSGDDFRVDDEPTAGDVTHTTHEEDIEDVIEDVERALETQYENGREEVLYAEIDETGGSRVMTYLALLFLAHRGAVVLEQDELFGDLWIQRAGVEAEPSEAIAD comes from the coding sequence ATGACTGAAAACGGGCCCGGGGGACGCGACGACGAGTCGGAATCGACCGACGACATTCCGCTGCAGATCGCGGGCCACGAGGACCGCGACCGCTCGAGCGGCCCCGGAGACGACGTGTTCTCCTTCAGCGAGGCGGGGGCGGACGGTTCCGATGACGACGAGCGCGCCGCGGTCGATACGTCCGCCGCCGTCGAGGGCGGTGTGGACTCCGACGACGGTGAGGTCGAACCCGTCGAACTGCTCGTCCAGCTCGCCAAGGACGGCGAGATCGACCCGTGGGACATCGACGTCGTTCGGGTGACCGACAAGTTCCTCGAGGTGTTAGACGAGGCGGACCTGCGAACGTCGGGTCGGGCGCTGTTCTACGCGAGCGTCCTCCTGCGGATGAAAAGCGACGAACTGTTCGCGCCCGACGAGCCAGAGGAGGAAGAACTGCCGCCGTGGGAGGCTCCCTTCGCCGACGAGGGACCAGCCGAGGACCACGAGCCGGGCTTTGACCCCATCGAGAGCCTCGAGGCCGAGATGGACCGTCGCCTCGAGCGAAAGTCCGCTCGCGGCAAGCCGGAGACGCTCGACGAACTGGTGCGCGAACTCCGCGACGCAGAGCGTGGCACCTGGTGGAAAGAGTCCCGGAGCTACGACACCAGCGACTCGCCGAGCGGCTACGGCCGCGGGATGCAGGAGCTGAGCTACCACTCGGGCGACGACTTCCGCGTCGACGACGAACCGACCGCTGGCGACGTGACCCACACGACCCACGAGGAAGACATCGAGGACGTGATCGAAGACGTCGAAAGGGCGCTCGAGACCCAGTACGAAAACGGCCGGGAGGAAGTGCTCTACGCCGAAATCGACGAGACCGGCGGCTCTCGAGTCATGACCTATCTCGCACTGCTATTTCTGGCCCATCGGGGGGCAGTGGTGCTCGAGCAGGACGAACTGTTCGGCGACCTCTGGATCCAGCGGGCGGGCGTCGAGGCGGAGCCGAGCGAAGCGATCGCTGATTGA
- a CDS encoding amidohydrolase family protein — MSQTIIQNGTVVSLDPEIGTLEEADILVESGEIVDIGHGLSASNADAIDATDRIVLPGFVDSHIHLWQTQVRGIAGDWSLMGDYFDDMLGNIAGLYQPEDMYLGNLFGALEKLHTGTTTALDWSHAINTPEHAERAVDGLKDAGLRTLYAYGPPGDDAATWWFDSTEGHPDDAVRKLRDEKIADDDLLSLGLALRGPDFTTEEVARSDLELARELGVVATIHMGAACWPSSIYGEDYQGFGAISDMLGSDVNVAHANHFSQEDIDHAVDQGVSFSATPEVEMQMAHGIPVTGKVLEAGGRPTWGVDVCSNISGDMGAQMRVGLQVQRMLDNQRILETDEEVTSVSLTCRDTLEMATIEGARALGMEDEIGTLTPGKRADIVTIRTDDFTTAPSHSPIQTVVFQSDPSHIDTVLVDGEPVKRDGELLNPAVNEEFDRFVASGRRLIDEAGLDL; from the coding sequence ATGTCACAAACGATAATTCAGAACGGGACGGTGGTCTCGCTCGACCCGGAGATCGGAACGCTCGAGGAGGCGGATATACTGGTCGAGAGCGGAGAGATCGTCGATATCGGTCACGGGCTGAGCGCGTCGAACGCGGACGCGATCGACGCGACGGATCGGATCGTCCTCCCGGGATTCGTCGACTCGCACATTCACCTCTGGCAGACCCAGGTACGGGGGATCGCCGGCGACTGGTCGCTCATGGGCGATTACTTCGACGACATGCTCGGGAACATCGCCGGGCTCTACCAGCCGGAGGACATGTACCTCGGGAACCTCTTCGGAGCGCTCGAGAAACTGCACACGGGGACGACGACGGCGCTCGACTGGTCGCACGCGATCAACACGCCCGAGCACGCAGAACGCGCAGTTGACGGGCTAAAAGACGCCGGACTGCGGACGCTGTACGCGTACGGGCCGCCGGGAGACGACGCGGCGACGTGGTGGTTCGACAGCACTGAAGGGCACCCGGACGACGCCGTCCGAAAGCTTCGCGACGAAAAGATAGCGGACGACGACCTGCTCTCGCTCGGGCTCGCGCTTCGCGGTCCCGACTTCACCACCGAGGAGGTCGCCCGGAGCGACCTCGAGCTCGCGCGGGAACTGGGCGTCGTCGCGACGATTCACATGGGTGCCGCGTGCTGGCCCTCCTCGATCTACGGGGAGGACTACCAGGGCTTCGGCGCGATTTCGGACATGCTCGGCTCCGACGTGAACGTCGCCCACGCGAACCACTTCTCCCAAGAGGATATCGACCACGCCGTCGACCAGGGCGTCTCCTTCTCCGCGACGCCGGAAGTCGAGATGCAGATGGCCCACGGCATCCCCGTCACGGGGAAGGTACTCGAGGCAGGCGGGCGTCCGACCTGGGGCGTCGACGTCTGTTCGAACATCAGCGGCGACATGGGGGCACAGATGCGAGTGGGGCTGCAGGTTCAGCGGATGCTCGACAACCAGCGGATCCTCGAGACCGACGAGGAGGTCACGAGCGTGAGTCTTACCTGCCGAGACACCCTCGAGATGGCGACCATCGAGGGCGCGAGGGCGCTCGGCATGGAAGACGAGATCGGAACGCTCACGCCCGGCAAACGGGCCGACATCGTCACGATCCGGACGGACGACTTCACGACCGCGCCGTCTCATTCGCCGATCCAGACCGTCGTCTTCCAGTCGGATCCGTCCCATATCGACACGGTGCTCGTCGACGGCGAACCGGTCAAACGCGACGGCGAACTGCTCAATCCCGCGGTGAACGAGGAGTTCGACCGGTTCGTAGCGTCCGGCCGGCGGTTGATCGACGAGGCGGGGCTGGATCTGTAA